TCTAGATAGCATAGATTACTATGGCAACGTACAAGCATTTTAATATCTTTTAACTGCGTAGCATATTCTATAGACTTTTTTGTCATTTCCACCGTTTTTTCTCTGAAACCAACCAGATCATATATTAAGGACATGACCAGATTGTAATTCATAAAGTCCTTTTTCGTGCCGTACTTTTGGCAGCACTCCTCATATTCTTGGATATGACGTACCATGCTTAATGTATCACCTAGCGCATGATGAATTAATATCTTTTGGAAGAATAAATCTAGTCCATGCCTATGATTATCATTTTCTAATGCTACTAAAAGTCCCTGTTCAGCAAGAGTTAGAGCTTCTGTCAAACGCCCTTTCGTCCGCATTTCTAGGATTGTTTTGTTTAATTGTTCTAATGTTAACTCCAATTCATCACCACTTCTCTAAGCTCGGATTTTCCCTTATCCATCACACCTTAATGTAGCAGTTAGCCTATTCATTAATTATAAGCGAAGTCCTATACACTCGTCCGTCATTTCTATCATATCCCATAAATTACTAAACATATCGAATGATGAATGTTTTGTCAAAAGCGTATAATACTTGCCCTTCCTTTATGCTAGTAAGCCACAATAAGCAAAGGGACTGCTCGTTCATCAGCGGCCCTTACGCTATCAACTAAAAACGCTGCTTTCGTTTTATGTATAGTAAATATATGCCTTATTGGCTACTCATTAGCAGATTGCATGAATTTTTGAAATTTAATATTTTTTATATATTAGCACAAATACTTCCATTATTGTCCTCGTTTCTTATTGTTTTTACCCATATGATGAAGTTAAGTTTGTAAAAATGTAAGGGACGTGATGTTTTGAATAAAAAAATCAATCCTGCTGACCCAGCAACAATCCCCAAATTTGTAGATGCCTTACCGAAACCCGTTACCGCAAAACCAAAATTCAGTAGCAGACATCCGAAGAAAGATTATTACGAGTTGCAGATGTTGGAAGCAGAGCATAGTTTTCATAAAAACTTTCCAAAATCCACGATTTGGGGATATAACGGGCTTTATCCAGGACCGACCATCGAGGCTTCAAAAGACAAAACGATTTATGTCAAATATAAAAACCAATTGCCGACCAAACATTTTTTGCCAGTTGATTTTACTCTTCATGCGGCTAATGACTCCCAAGAGGTTCGAACAGTAACTCATCTTCACGGTGCCAATGTAGATTGGGAAAGCGATGGACATCCTGAAGCTTGGTATACAAGAGACTATACGTATACTGGTCCTAAATTTAATAAAGAAATACATGAATATACGAACCATCAACCAGGTACAACTTTGTGGTATCATGACCACGCAATGGCTTTAACGCGCCTAAATGTTTACGCTGGACTTGCAGGTTTTTACCTGCTTCGAGACTCCATAGAAGAACGTTCAAACTTACCATGTGGCGATTATGAATATCCGTTATTAATTGCTGATAAATCCTTTAATGAAGACGGCTCACTGTTCTATCCAGAAGGTCCTCCATTCCCAGTGCCGGTGAATCCATCCATTACACCTGGATTTGTTGGAAACACAATCGTTGTCAATGGTAAAGTATGGCCTTATTTAAATGTTGAACCTCGCAAATATCGTTTTCGTTTGTTAAACGGTTCAAATAGAAGAGGCTATGTTTTAAGCCTGTCCAACAAGCAGCCAATGATTCAGCTTGGCACAGATGGTGGCTTTTTAACTGCCCCAAATGCAATTTTCTCGGTTGAATTATTGCCAGCTGAGCGAACAGATATCATCATTGACTTTTCAACATGCGAAGGTCAAGAAATCACTTTAATGAACGGTGATACCGATTTTTTTGATGAGCATACTAGCGTCATTATGCAATTTAACGTAAATTGCCCACTTCGATATGAGGATACGAGTGAAGTGCCTGCAAGACTTGCAATGTCAATGGATTTACACCCTCATCATGCACAGGTTGAACGCAACTTACCGTTAAGTGCCACTACGGATGACTTCGGAAGACCTATGTTGTTATTAAATGACCGAATGTACCATGACCCTGCTACCGAAAAGCCTGCGCTTGATAGTATAGAAGTTTGGAATTTTATTAATGCTACGCCGTTTATACATCCTATTCATCTGCATTTAATTCAATTTAAAATTCTTGAACGACGACCATTTGACGTGGAACTCTATCAAAATGAAGGAAGGCTAGCATTTACTGGTCCTGCAGAAAAACCGCGTGACTACGAACGAGGTTGGAAAGATACCGTCAAAGCTGATGCAGGGAAGGTTACAAAAATTATTATGCACTGGAAAGACCATATCGGGAATTATATGTGGCATTGCCATTTCCTCGAACATGAGGATCATGATATGATGCGACCTATTCTCGTAATGAAAGATGTACATCCCGTATCGGAGCCACATGTTGAAGTAGCGCATGTTACAGAAAGTCATAGCACCACAGCAACAACCATTTCAAATGATTCGGACACCACTCCCCCCTTGTTGAATAATGCTCAAAATATTACAGCATCGCCTGAGCCAACACAGCACGCATCTAGAAGGGCTAATAAGCAATTGTCCGTTGCGAAGGAAACTGCGCCTCATGTTGCGACTCATACACAAAATGTCTCACAGTTTGTACCGCTACCTATATATCCTTCAAAAACAAGCCAAACACAACCCCACACGGCAAATAGATGGCGTAGAAGACGATCATAGCA
This genomic interval from Lysinibacillus sphaericus contains the following:
- a CDS encoding multicopper oxidase family protein gives rise to the protein MNKKINPADPATIPKFVDALPKPVTAKPKFSSRHPKKDYYELQMLEAEHSFHKNFPKSTIWGYNGLYPGPTIEASKDKTIYVKYKNQLPTKHFLPVDFTLHAANDSQEVRTVTHLHGANVDWESDGHPEAWYTRDYTYTGPKFNKEIHEYTNHQPGTTLWYHDHAMALTRLNVYAGLAGFYLLRDSIEERSNLPCGDYEYPLLIADKSFNEDGSLFYPEGPPFPVPVNPSITPGFVGNTIVVNGKVWPYLNVEPRKYRFRLLNGSNRRGYVLSLSNKQPMIQLGTDGGFLTAPNAIFSVELLPAERTDIIIDFSTCEGQEITLMNGDTDFFDEHTSVIMQFNVNCPLRYEDTSEVPARLAMSMDLHPHHAQVERNLPLSATTDDFGRPMLLLNDRMYHDPATEKPALDSIEVWNFINATPFIHPIHLHLIQFKILERRPFDVELYQNEGRLAFTGPAEKPRDYERGWKDTVKADAGKVTKIIMHWKDHIGNYMWHCHFLEHEDHDMMRPILVMKDVHPVSEPHVEVAHVTESHSTTATTISNDSDTTPPLLNNAQNITASPEPTQHASRRANKQLSVAKETAPHVATHTQNVSQFVPLPIYPSKTSQTQPHTANRWRRRRS